Proteins encoded by one window of Flavobacterium sp. N502540:
- a CDS encoding non-ribosomal peptide synthetase: MEKFIKKLKDLGFQLKINGQDLVLLGKEGKLTPSDIKIITERQDITSFIKENKADLVAYLKKEDFKLDRKNISSMYGLSPVQEGILFHSTYLYSTGAKENTTYHTQFDVTFSSKLDVVRFKKAWQHVINNHTILRTGFIYDKVNIPIQFVNKEVEVPLRLVDLTGSTDQEKDITFKKLKDEDRFEDFSFTNPPLMRITLAKFGESTYKMIWTKHHVLWDGWSGQVIIQEVIRAYTNLMHGVEPEAQEEDRYEDFINYIKAIDAFEEKEFWQTYMQDFNEPSLLPFCKALHERNKGKGKYERITIDFDAELTQKINDFSKAQHVTPNTLTQAVWAILLSKYTGFKDIVYGVTVSGRPAELNYDSKVGLYINTIPLRAKIDQNQTITDFLAMLQKTSVTARNFQHTSLNKIQQWNEIKGDCFDTLLSFTNYPSKSNDSKQKPVLEIESVNVKENNNYLLSIQPMLKDRLVIDFTFNSSIMEAAFVQMITEHFRTALCQMAEEQFTTIGDFNMLGAAEIEVLTKAYNASEVNYPADQNMVEIFEEKAAKTPDAVALTIEGKHMTYKVLNEKANQLSRYLQEQGVGPEVMVGMCINRSFEMIIGILGILKAGGAYVPIDPEYPTERISFILNDSKSNIVLVSTKSSETVKLDIPVQLVNLDHAAAFLSAYETTNLELDLPLDNLAYVIYTSGTTGVPKGVMIEHGNVVRLFFTEKPLFDFDEKDVWCLFHSYSFDFSVWEIFGALLYGGRLVIVPELVAKDTEAFADLLAEQEVTVLNQTPSAFNALQEQVIDKKHPLKVRYVIFGGEALTPGVLKPWAAQYPDCALINMYGITETTVHVTFKEIGIREINLNVSDIGRPIPTMSCYILDENMELVPMGVAGELFVSGAGVSRGYLNRPELSKERFMTNPFNPGERLYKTGDVAKRLSSGDIEYLGRNDKQIKIRGFRIELGEVEAALNICPYANHAAVIVHEDQFYSKELVAYVVLKDHYTLDDFKGYLLESLPKYMVPTLCIPLDEMPLTSNGKVNKKALPKLASQGTDASGYVAPRNTNEEQLVTIWKEILDRERIGVTDNFFEFGGHSLKLTRLITRYHKEYRIKLELRDLFVNKTIEEHCPLLFGASAESNEIEKISPVAKQANYPLSSGQYRMWVLSQSGENNTSYNMPAQLTLEGYDIPLLKKAIDAVIERHETLRTVFKEGENTEVRQWIITPSEIDFTIQEQDFRGEANIENAVADYILQDTLQPFNLAEGPLLRIALLQVSDQKYVFYYNMHHIIGDGVSINILKRDVLAFYNAFKNNTEPSLPVLSIQYKDFAVWQKQQLENNAFDPHKKYWLQTLSGDRGVLDFPSQKARPKVMTNNGQTLRTFLSDTVTRKFETYCKTKGGTLFTGVVAVWNILFYRYTNQKDISIGSPVMGRDHVDLENQIGLYFNNIVIRNQINPEDNFDQIFDQVKEAMFENMKHQMYPFDNLLDDLTIKGDTSRNPLYDIMISYHNTGAAENNKDLLLTQEETDQIVVQDQKGSKLDMLINVKEIGNHLYYNINYNTDLYNQSFIEILMNDFKYLLSQLLENKAERIDDIDFQKETKQILRSLNANKFKLVKK; this comes from the coding sequence ATGGAAAAATTCATAAAAAAATTAAAAGACCTTGGATTTCAGCTTAAAATTAACGGGCAGGATTTAGTTTTATTAGGAAAAGAAGGAAAACTTACACCTTCTGATATTAAGATTATCACCGAACGTCAGGACATAACTTCGTTTATTAAAGAAAACAAAGCCGACCTTGTTGCTTATTTAAAGAAAGAAGATTTTAAACTGGACCGAAAAAACATTTCTTCTATGTACGGATTAAGCCCTGTTCAGGAAGGGATTTTATTTCACAGTACCTATTTGTACAGTACCGGAGCAAAAGAAAACACCACTTATCATACCCAGTTTGACGTTACTTTTTCGTCTAAACTGGATGTAGTTCGCTTTAAAAAAGCCTGGCAGCATGTCATTAACAATCATACCATCCTGAGAACCGGTTTTATTTATGATAAAGTAAATATTCCGATTCAGTTTGTAAACAAAGAAGTAGAAGTTCCGTTGCGATTGGTTGATTTAACGGGCAGTACCGATCAGGAAAAAGACATAACATTTAAAAAACTAAAAGACGAAGACCGATTTGAAGATTTTAGTTTTACAAATCCGCCTTTAATGCGTATCACGCTGGCTAAGTTTGGAGAGAGTACTTATAAAATGATCTGGACGAAACATCACGTATTATGGGACGGATGGTCCGGGCAAGTGATCATTCAGGAAGTGATACGTGCATACACCAACCTAATGCACGGTGTAGAACCTGAGGCACAGGAAGAAGACCGATACGAAGATTTTATCAATTATATTAAAGCGATAGACGCCTTTGAAGAAAAAGAATTCTGGCAGACTTATATGCAGGATTTTAACGAACCTTCATTACTGCCTTTCTGTAAAGCATTACACGAACGTAACAAAGGAAAAGGAAAATACGAGCGTATTACCATTGATTTTGATGCCGAATTAACGCAAAAAATAAATGATTTTTCTAAAGCACAGCATGTTACACCTAATACTTTAACACAGGCTGTCTGGGCCATTTTATTGTCAAAATACACTGGCTTTAAAGATATTGTGTACGGTGTTACCGTTTCCGGACGTCCGGCAGAACTCAATTACGACAGCAAAGTAGGATTGTATATCAATACCATTCCGTTAAGAGCAAAAATAGATCAGAATCAAACGATTACTGATTTCCTGGCCATGCTTCAGAAAACGTCTGTAACGGCAAGGAATTTTCAACATACCTCTCTTAATAAAATTCAGCAATGGAACGAAATAAAAGGAGATTGTTTTGATACTTTATTATCGTTTACCAACTATCCGTCGAAAAGCAATGACAGCAAGCAGAAACCGGTTTTAGAAATAGAGAGTGTAAATGTAAAAGAAAACAATAACTATTTGCTTTCGATTCAGCCTATGCTGAAAGACAGACTGGTGATCGATTTTACCTTCAACAGTTCGATAATGGAAGCTGCTTTTGTTCAGATGATTACCGAACATTTCAGAACAGCCTTGTGTCAAATGGCCGAAGAGCAGTTTACTACAATAGGAGATTTCAATATGCTGGGTGCAGCAGAAATCGAAGTGCTTACTAAAGCTTACAACGCCTCTGAAGTAAATTATCCGGCAGATCAGAATATGGTGGAGATTTTTGAAGAAAAAGCGGCAAAAACTCCGGATGCCGTTGCCTTGACTATAGAGGGTAAACACATGACCTATAAAGTATTGAACGAAAAAGCAAATCAGCTTTCCAGATACTTACAAGAGCAGGGTGTAGGTCCGGAAGTCATGGTAGGAATGTGTATCAACCGTTCTTTTGAGATGATCATCGGAATACTTGGAATCTTAAAAGCGGGCGGGGCGTATGTGCCTATTGATCCTGAATACCCGACGGAGCGTATCAGTTTTATACTAAATGACAGTAAGTCAAATATTGTATTGGTAAGCACAAAAAGCAGTGAAACCGTAAAACTGGATATCCCTGTTCAGCTGGTAAATTTAGATCACGCAGCTGCATTTCTTTCCGCTTATGAAACGACCAATTTAGAGTTGGATTTACCTTTAGACAACCTGGCTTATGTAATCTATACTTCAGGAACTACCGGAGTGCCTAAAGGGGTAATGATTGAACATGGCAACGTGGTGCGACTTTTCTTTACGGAAAAACCTTTGTTTGATTTTGATGAAAAAGACGTATGGTGCCTGTTCCATTCTTATAGTTTTGACTTTTCGGTTTGGGAAATATTTGGTGCCTTGTTATACGGAGGCAGACTGGTGATAGTTCCTGAACTGGTTGCAAAAGATACAGAAGCATTTGCAGATCTTTTAGCAGAGCAGGAAGTAACCGTATTGAATCAGACCCCTTCTGCATTCAATGCTTTACAGGAGCAGGTAATCGACAAAAAACATCCTTTGAAAGTACGCTACGTAATATTTGGAGGTGAGGCACTTACACCGGGAGTTCTTAAACCATGGGCGGCTCAATATCCGGATTGTGCTCTGATCAACATGTACGGTATTACCGAAACAACGGTTCACGTAACCTTTAAAGAGATCGGGATACGTGAAATTAATCTTAATGTAAGCGATATCGGAAGACCTATCCCAACAATGAGCTGCTATATTCTGGATGAAAATATGGAATTAGTACCCATGGGAGTTGCCGGAGAATTGTTTGTTTCAGGAGCCGGAGTTTCAAGAGGGTATTTAAATCGTCCTGAACTTTCAAAAGAACGATTCATGACCAATCCGTTCAATCCGGGAGAACGTCTCTATAAAACCGGAGACGTTGCCAAACGACTTTCAAGTGGAGATATAGAATATTTGGGAAGAAACGATAAACAAATCAAAATCAGAGGATTCAGAATTGAACTTGGCGAAGTAGAAGCAGCTTTAAACATCTGCCCGTATGCGAATCATGCCGCAGTTATTGTACATGAAGATCAGTTTTATTCGAAAGAATTAGTCGCTTATGTAGTACTTAAAGACCATTATACACTTGATGATTTTAAAGGATATCTTTTAGAAAGTCTTCCTAAATATATGGTGCCAACTTTGTGCATCCCTCTGGATGAAATGCCACTTACTTCTAATGGAAAAGTAAATAAAAAAGCTTTGCCAAAACTGGCATCACAAGGAACAGATGCAAGTGGTTATGTTGCTCCGCGCAATACTAATGAAGAGCAGTTGGTAACCATCTGGAAAGAAATTTTAGACAGAGAACGTATAGGAGTTACCGATAATTTCTTCGAGTTTGGAGGACACAGTTTAAAACTGACAAGACTTATTACCCGATACCATAAAGAGTACAGAATCAAGTTAGAACTTAGAGATTTATTTGTCAACAAAACAATCGAGGAACATTGTCCACTATTATTTGGTGCTTCAGCTGAAAGCAATGAAATCGAAAAAATTAGCCCTGTTGCGAAACAAGCGAATTATCCGCTTTCAAGCGGTCAGTATCGCATGTGGGTGTTGAGTCAGTCGGGAGAAAATAATACTTCCTATAATATGCCTGCGCAGCTTACTTTGGAAGGATATGATATTCCGCTTTTAAAGAAAGCCATTGATGCTGTTATCGAGCGTCACGAAACATTGCGTACCGTATTTAAAGAAGGAGAAAATACTGAGGTCAGACAATGGATCATTACTCCTTCAGAAATTGACTTTACCATTCAGGAACAGGATTTCAGAGGAGAGGCAAATATTGAAAATGCTGTAGCAGATTATATACTGCAGGATACTTTACAGCCTTTTAATCTTGCAGAAGGACCTTTGTTAAGAATTGCATTACTGCAGGTATCAGATCAGAAATATGTTTTTTATTATAACATGCATCACATTATCGGAGACGGAGTTTCCATAAACATCTTAAAGAGAGACGTACTGGCATTTTACAATGCATTCAAAAATAACACGGAGCCTTCGCTTCCGGTTCTGTCTATCCAGTACAAAGATTTTGCGGTATGGCAAAAGCAGCAATTGGAAAACAATGCTTTTGATCCCCACAAAAAATACTGGCTGCAAACGCTTTCCGGAGACAGAGGAGTATTAGATTTTCCTAGTCAGAAAGCAAGACCAAAAGTGATGACCAATAATGGACAAACGTTAAGAACATTTCTTTCTGATACCGTTACCAGAAAATTTGAAACTTACTGTAAAACAAAAGGAGGAACCTTATTTACAGGAGTAGTAGCGGTTTGGAACATATTGTTTTACAGATATACCAATCAGAAAGATATTAGCATAGGGTCACCGGTTATGGGCAGAGATCATGTAGATCTTGAAAATCAAATCGGACTTTACTTTAACAATATTGTGATCCGCAATCAAATCAATCCGGAGGACAATTTTGACCAGATATTTGATCAGGTAAAAGAAGCCATGTTTGAGAATATGAAACATCAAATGTATCCGTTCGATAACTTGCTGGACGATTTAACCATAAAAGGAGATACCAGCCGTAATCCTTTGTATGATATTATGATATCCTATCACAATACGGGAGCAGCAGAAAATAATAAAGATTTACTGCTTACACAGGAAGAGACGGATCAGATTGTGGTTCAGGATCAAAAAGGATCAAAACTGGACATGCTTATTAATGTTAAAGAAATAGGAAATCACCTGTACTATAACATTAATTACAACACCGATTTGTACAATCAAAGTTTTATCGAAATCCTGATGAACGACTTTAAGTATTTATTGTCACAGCTTTTAGAAAACAAAGCAGAAAGGATTGATGATATTGATTTCCAAAAAGAAACCAAGCAAATCCTAAGAAGCCTTAATGCCAATAAATTTAAGCTGGTAAAAAAGTAA
- a CDS encoding TauD/TfdA family dioxygenase: MINSIQKLKGIKAQKVTDIAQVDYSVWPGHAGFPLVVKPSAVGMQLNDWVAQNRAEFQEKVNTYGALLFRGFHINTVEKFENFSKLYADTPLEYNLRSSPRYSVGKNVYHTTTYPKEYSIEMHSESSYAPVHPSNIVFCCIDPADKQGETPIADNKKVLEYLSEKTRTKFLEKGVKYVRNLNEAYGLSWKEVFQTEDQKEVEKTCNEQGISFEWKSDTNLVLTWTKKAIWEHPATGDSVWFNHAYFFNKYALEASFFDLVNSEDQLPNNTFYGDGTEISKEEIEEIREAYQKATVLFPWEKGDVLFLDNMLMSHGRSPYEGSRQIIASLF, encoded by the coding sequence ATGATCAATAGTATACAAAAATTAAAAGGGATTAAAGCACAAAAAGTAACCGATATTGCACAGGTTGACTATTCGGTATGGCCGGGTCATGCAGGATTTCCATTGGTGGTTAAACCATCGGCAGTCGGAATGCAGTTAAACGACTGGGTGGCTCAAAACAGAGCCGAATTTCAGGAGAAAGTAAATACTTACGGTGCCCTACTTTTTAGAGGATTTCACATTAACACCGTTGAAAAATTTGAGAACTTCAGCAAATTATATGCTGATACTCCTCTTGAATATAATTTAAGATCATCACCTCGCTATTCCGTTGGAAAGAACGTGTACCATACGACAACTTATCCTAAAGAATATTCGATCGAAATGCACAGCGAAAGCTCGTATGCTCCTGTTCATCCAAGTAATATTGTATTCTGTTGTATCGATCCAGCCGACAAACAAGGCGAAACTCCGATAGCCGATAACAAAAAAGTACTAGAGTATTTAAGTGAAAAAACAAGAACTAAGTTTTTGGAAAAAGGAGTGAAATATGTGAGAAACCTCAACGAAGCTTATGGTTTGTCCTGGAAAGAAGTTTTTCAGACCGAAGACCAAAAAGAAGTAGAGAAAACCTGCAACGAACAAGGCATTTCATTTGAATGGAAAAGCGATACCAACTTAGTTTTAACATGGACTAAAAAAGCAATTTGGGAACACCCGGCTACAGGAGATTCAGTTTGGTTCAATCACGCTTACTTTTTTAACAAATATGCATTGGAAGCCTCCTTTTTTGATCTGGTAAATTCAGAAGACCAGCTTCCAAATAATACCTTCTACGGAGACGGAACCGAAATCTCGAAAGAAGAAATCGAAGAAATCAGAGAAGCGTATCAAAAAGCTACCGTTTTATTTCCGTGGGAAAAAGGAGATGTACTGTTCTTAGACAACATGTTGATGTCACACGGAAGAAGCCCTTATGAAGGCAGCAGACAAATTATAGCCTCCTTATTTTAA
- a CDS encoding condensation domain-containing protein: protein MKLPVSYHQQRMWFIDHFERDYLYEGGPVYHNIPLSFTIEKEVSTEEIYRAFTQLINRHDVLRTKIVREGDQIFQVITTPEETEIKKLLKEQLNLKENQEELRKISFDFENGVLVKAYFERLEDQIRILFVLHHVVADRFSLKILKEDFLSFVSHPDDSLGFTMQYKDFSEWEQAVDPYETETLVAFWRKQLTDNQVLYLPTDSERVPVHIYQTATRAFSFSKDSLQSFAAVNGTSPQMVTLAAYKMALAQFSGLSDIVIGTLMNMRNHLTESTVGPIENLVVLRSVLDRNGTLEDACTVVANTWQTAYNNKEIPFDKLVVEINPKKDMSRTALFDVLYLYDRYDAVTEKEGEPSEYKNQGLGKYDLNLLVQERENSFDFILTYNDLYFKAETITSFLESIESILTTATEYEDTLRGIAVF from the coding sequence ATGAAATTACCTGTATCCTATCACCAGCAAAGGATGTGGTTCATCGACCATTTCGAAAGAGATTATCTCTACGAAGGAGGACCAGTTTACCATAATATACCATTGAGTTTTACAATAGAAAAAGAGGTAAGTACTGAAGAAATTTATCGTGCCTTTACACAATTGATCAACCGTCATGATGTTTTAAGAACCAAAATCGTAAGAGAAGGCGATCAGATTTTTCAAGTCATTACAACTCCTGAAGAAACCGAAATAAAAAAGCTGCTTAAAGAACAGCTTAATCTGAAAGAAAATCAGGAAGAATTACGCAAAATATCTTTTGATTTTGAAAATGGAGTATTGGTAAAAGCCTATTTCGAACGTTTGGAGGATCAGATCAGGATACTATTTGTACTTCATCATGTAGTGGCAGACCGTTTTAGTCTTAAGATTCTCAAAGAAGATTTTTTAAGTTTCGTTTCGCATCCCGACGATTCATTAGGATTTACCATGCAATACAAAGATTTTTCAGAATGGGAACAAGCTGTTGATCCTTACGAAACAGAGACGTTGGTTGCTTTTTGGAGAAAACAGTTAACCGATAATCAGGTGCTGTATCTTCCTACCGATTCAGAACGCGTACCGGTTCATATTTATCAAACTGCAACACGTGCTTTTTCTTTTAGTAAAGACAGTCTGCAATCCTTCGCAGCCGTTAATGGCACTAGTCCGCAAATGGTGACTTTGGCCGCCTATAAGATGGCTTTGGCTCAGTTTTCAGGGCTTTCGGATATCGTGATAGGTACCTTGATGAACATGCGCAACCATCTTACAGAATCAACCGTAGGACCCATAGAAAATCTGGTAGTGTTGCGATCTGTACTGGACAGAAATGGAACACTTGAAGATGCCTGTACAGTGGTTGCCAATACCTGGCAGACAGCATACAACAATAAAGAAATTCCATTTGACAAGCTGGTTGTAGAAATCAATCCCAAAAAGGATATGAGCAGGACAGCGCTGTTTGATGTTTTGTATTTGTACGACAGGTACGATGCCGTTACCGAAAAAGAAGGAGAACCGTCTGAGTATAAAAATCAGGGACTCGGAAAATACGACCTTAATCTTTTAGTACAGGAAAGAGAAAACAGTTTTGACTTTATACTCACTTACAATGACCTTTATTTTAAAGCTGAAACCATCACTTCCTTTTTAGAAAGTATCGAAAGTATCCTTACAACGGCTACGGAATACGAGGATACCTTAAGAGGAATTGCTGTATTCTGA